The following are encoded together in the Populus trichocarpa isolate Nisqually-1 chromosome 5, P.trichocarpa_v4.1, whole genome shotgun sequence genome:
- the LOC7492098 gene encoding uncharacterized protein LOC7492098 has translation MADQSANPSSIMEPKQQHPLHQIAETPTHKLLLKQWLKEEELIFNRISLKETQIDSVCKEITQLYIFFFLFHSISLLLLFNASSKDPFGAKGSESCKRSWIPSLCSLLCSLGIIWAVRYKTDVECHLEKLLEREKEDGQLLAKCVEELKKKGGEFDLLKEVDALRRAKSLRVETKVVRKWSTRDFVTLFFFSVSCLVLGLTRIILCN, from the coding sequence ATGGCAGATCAAAGCGCAAACCCGTCGTCAATAATGGAGCCAAAGCAACAACACCCACTtcaccaaattgcagaaacacCGACGCACAAGCTTCTTTTAAAACAATggttaaaagaagaagaactgaTCTTCAACAGAATCTCTCTCAAAGAAACACAAATCGACTCAGTCTGTAAAGAAATCACTCAACTTTACatattcttcttccttttccacTCCATTTCTTTGCTTCTTCTCTTCAACGCATCCTCGAAAGACCCTTTTGGAGCTAAAGGGTCAGAATCTTGCAAGAGATCATGGATCCCTTCATTGTGCTCTCTTCTGTGTTCTTTAGGGATTATTTGGGCTGTTAGATATAAAACTGATGTTGAATGCCATTTAGAGAAGctgttagagagagagaaagaagatggTCAGTTGCTGGCTAAGTGTGTTGAGGAGTTGAAGAAGAAAGGAGGGGAGTTTGATCTCTTGAAAGAAGTTGATGCACTTCGAAGAGCTAAGAGTTTGAGAGTTGAAACAAAGGTTGTAAGGAAATGGTCTACTAGGGATTTtgttactttgtttttctttagtgTGTCTTGTCTTGTTCTGGGGTTGACAAGGattattttgtgtaattga